The following coding sequences lie in one Mycobacterium gordonae genomic window:
- a CDS encoding alpha/beta hydrolase encodes MDRPVFPVHATAVAPGVGLWLTDVPRAVIEYGQLVAALPLRRKLPTGDGHPVLVLPGLLAGDSTTWTLRRLLTRLGYRAHGWGLGVNIGPTTKVVAGMAALLDDMHTRYDAPVSLIGWSLGGIFARRLARRNPAAVRQVITLGSPYRMQHEGQSRAARHFNLFARLHAERHELPLSMESEPLAVPATSIYSRYDGMVAWQTCIDATSERAENIAVLSSHIGYGHHPATIWAIADRLAQPADSWAPFRPPAALRPLFPTPHG; translated from the coding sequence ATGGACCGTCCCGTATTCCCGGTCCACGCCACCGCGGTTGCGCCCGGAGTCGGACTCTGGCTCACCGACGTCCCGCGCGCCGTCATCGAGTACGGCCAGTTGGTTGCCGCGCTGCCGCTGCGCCGCAAGCTCCCGACCGGCGACGGGCATCCGGTGCTGGTGTTGCCCGGTCTGCTCGCCGGCGACAGCACCACCTGGACACTGCGCCGCCTGCTGACCCGCCTCGGATATCGGGCGCACGGGTGGGGGCTCGGCGTCAACATCGGGCCGACCACCAAGGTGGTCGCGGGCATGGCCGCGCTTCTCGACGACATGCACACCCGCTATGACGCCCCGGTCAGTCTGATCGGCTGGAGCCTGGGCGGCATCTTCGCGCGCCGGCTGGCTCGCCGCAATCCCGCGGCCGTGCGGCAGGTGATCACCCTGGGCAGCCCGTACCGGATGCAGCACGAGGGCCAGTCCCGCGCCGCCCGTCACTTCAACCTGTTCGCGCGCCTGCACGCCGAGCGGCACGAGTTGCCGCTGTCGATGGAAAGCGAGCCGCTGGCGGTGCCCGCGACGTCCATCTACTCACGCTACGACGGCATGGTGGCATGGCAGACGTGTATCGACGCCACTTCCGAGCGCGCGGAGAACATCGCGGTGCTCAGCAGTCACATCGGCTACGGCCATCACCCGGCGACCATCTGGGCCATCGCGGATCGACTCGCACAGCCGGCCGACAGCTGGGCTCCATTCCGGCCGCCGGCGGCACTGCGCCCGTTGTTCCCGACGCCGCACGGGTAA
- a CDS encoding alpha/beta fold hydrolase gives MVVAIARPKIEGSIAVGEDRQIGFAEFGAPQGRAVFWLHGTPGARRQIPTEARVYADHHDIRLIGVDRPGIGSSTPYQYEAVLAFADDLRAIADTLGIDKMAVVGLSGGGPYALACAAGLADRVVAAGVLGGVAPTQGPDAISGGLMNLGLRVAPLLRIGGTPLRLGASLMIRAARPIASPALDVYALLSPEADRHLLARPEFKAMFLDDLLNGSRKQLAAPFNDVIVFARDWGFRLEEVTVPIRWWHGDHDHIIPFSHGEHVVSRLPHAELFHLPGESHLAGLGRGEEILATLMKVWDEEA, from the coding sequence ATGGTTGTCGCGATTGCCCGTCCCAAGATCGAAGGAAGCATCGCCGTCGGCGAAGACCGGCAGATCGGCTTCGCCGAATTCGGCGCGCCGCAGGGACGCGCGGTTTTCTGGCTGCACGGCACCCCCGGGGCGCGCCGGCAGATCCCGACCGAGGCCCGTGTCTACGCCGACCACCACGACATTCGCCTGATCGGCGTCGATCGGCCCGGCATCGGCTCGTCGACGCCCTATCAGTACGAGGCCGTCTTAGCATTCGCCGACGACCTGCGTGCCATCGCCGACACCCTGGGCATCGACAAGATGGCCGTCGTCGGACTGTCCGGCGGGGGCCCGTACGCCCTCGCCTGTGCGGCCGGGCTGGCCGATCGCGTGGTCGCGGCCGGTGTGCTCGGTGGCGTGGCGCCGACCCAGGGACCGGACGCGATCAGCGGCGGCCTGATGAACCTCGGGCTGCGCGTCGCGCCATTGCTGCGGATCGGCGGCACCCCTTTGCGGCTGGGCGCGAGCCTGATGATCCGGGCCGCCCGTCCGATCGCCTCCCCGGCACTGGACGTCTACGCGCTGCTCTCACCCGAAGCCGACCGTCATCTGCTCGCCCGGCCCGAGTTCAAGGCGATGTTCCTCGACGATCTGCTCAACGGCAGCCGCAAGCAGCTTGCCGCGCCGTTCAACGACGTGATCGTCTTCGCCCGCGACTGGGGATTCCGGCTCGAGGAGGTGACTGTCCCGATCCGCTGGTGGCACGGCGACCACGACCACATCATTCCGTTCTCGCACGGGGAGCACGTCGTGTCCCGGCTGCCCCACGCGGAGCTGTTTCACCTGCCGGGTGAGAGCCACCTCGCCGGGCTCGGCCGCGGCGAGGAGATCCTGGCCACCCTGATGAAAGTTTGGGACGAGGAGGCGTGA
- a CDS encoding CaiB/BaiF CoA transferase family protein, whose amino-acid sequence MSGPLTGLHVVEIATQISGPYAAKLLVDLGAEVIKIEPPEGGPLRRWGPLPGDVPGEPGGLFEYLNAGKRGATVDFDAPTGQAAARELIAGADLLIENLPPGTLRALGLTPAVAKTLQVSISHFGQAGPWRDRAATPLTMQAVSGWISARDPQRPPVQAGARISEYVAGAYAALGALTALRLGGTGRVVDVSEFESLLSTLPYPMLMSERMRSLGLPPNVRSAPMLGVVAAADGWVGINCLTGQHWLDVCAMLGLPEYGEHQVAIMLGGPERAEFFARAEPLLAGRSVADTVELCQAMRIPAAPVNDGATVLECPQYAKRGFFIETAGFRRPGAPFRLSKTPVASPRPAPRLGTRTEWSTRAASWSPVPGCMPFAGLRVLDLSTFWAGAYLTCYLGAFGADIVKVESIQRPDGHRYSGAFPFEGRDWYERSALWQATNLNKKDLTLDLTSQRGREIACRLAADADVVVENFSPRVVEQFGLDYESLVAIKPDVIAVRMPGFGLEGPWRDYVGWALNIEQTSGMTAATGYAEGPPCNLQGPADPVVGVHAAVALLAALEHRRRTGEGQLVEIAQIEVAACLTAEPVIGYSMNGIVAPRSGNRARGYLQGVYPTSEEDVWVAVSVPDQGALDPDMFDELVAGWTRTQSAAATVEKLRAQGVPAEQVATGDAMYEFAQLGARRFYEEFTHPVTGPRRYPGWPFRITPGPASHHRTGAPTLGQHNDEILRGLGLSDDELAVLREQRVIGERVLHG is encoded by the coding sequence GTGAGCGGACCCCTCACGGGGCTCCACGTCGTCGAAATCGCCACCCAGATCTCCGGTCCTTATGCCGCAAAGCTTCTCGTCGATCTTGGTGCCGAGGTCATCAAGATCGAACCGCCCGAGGGCGGTCCGCTGCGGCGATGGGGGCCGCTCCCCGGCGACGTACCCGGTGAACCGGGTGGCCTGTTCGAGTATCTCAATGCCGGCAAGCGCGGTGCGACAGTGGATTTCGACGCACCGACCGGGCAGGCGGCTGCCCGTGAGCTCATCGCCGGCGCGGATCTGCTGATCGAGAACCTGCCGCCCGGAACTCTGCGGGCCCTCGGACTGACTCCGGCGGTTGCTAAAACGTTGCAGGTCAGTATTTCTCACTTCGGCCAGGCGGGACCGTGGCGGGACCGTGCCGCTACCCCGCTGACCATGCAGGCGGTGTCGGGATGGATCAGCGCCCGGGATCCCCAGCGCCCGCCGGTACAGGCCGGTGCCCGGATATCCGAGTACGTCGCGGGAGCCTACGCCGCGCTCGGGGCGTTGACGGCGTTACGGCTCGGTGGTACGGGCCGCGTGGTCGACGTGTCCGAGTTCGAGTCGCTGCTGTCGACGCTGCCGTATCCGATGCTGATGTCCGAGCGGATGCGCAGCCTCGGGTTGCCGCCGAATGTGCGGTCGGCGCCGATGCTGGGCGTGGTGGCCGCGGCCGACGGCTGGGTGGGCATCAATTGCCTGACCGGGCAGCACTGGCTCGATGTGTGCGCCATGCTGGGATTGCCCGAGTACGGCGAGCACCAGGTCGCCATCATGCTCGGCGGTCCCGAACGCGCCGAGTTCTTCGCCAGGGCGGAGCCGCTGCTGGCCGGGCGCTCCGTCGCCGACACCGTCGAACTCTGCCAGGCGATGCGCATCCCGGCCGCACCGGTCAACGATGGTGCCACCGTGCTGGAATGCCCGCAGTACGCCAAGCGCGGCTTCTTCATCGAGACTGCAGGCTTTCGGCGTCCCGGTGCGCCGTTCCGGCTGTCGAAAACCCCCGTGGCATCACCGCGGCCGGCACCACGGCTCGGCACGCGCACCGAGTGGTCCACTCGGGCCGCATCCTGGTCACCGGTGCCGGGTTGCATGCCTTTCGCCGGGCTGCGGGTGCTGGACTTGTCCACCTTCTGGGCCGGCGCGTATCTCACTTGCTATCTGGGGGCGTTCGGCGCCGACATCGTCAAGGTCGAGTCCATTCAGCGTCCCGACGGGCACCGCTATTCGGGCGCCTTCCCGTTCGAAGGCCGGGACTGGTACGAACGCAGCGCCCTGTGGCAGGCCACGAACCTCAACAAGAAAGACCTCACGCTGGACCTGACCTCGCAGCGCGGACGCGAGATCGCGTGCCGACTGGCCGCCGACGCCGACGTCGTCGTGGAGAACTTCTCCCCGCGCGTGGTCGAACAATTCGGTCTGGACTACGAGTCGCTGGTGGCGATCAAGCCGGACGTCATCGCGGTGCGGATGCCTGGTTTCGGGCTGGAAGGTCCGTGGCGCGACTACGTCGGCTGGGCGCTCAACATCGAACAGACCTCCGGAATGACGGCTGCGACCGGCTACGCCGAGGGGCCGCCGTGCAACCTGCAGGGTCCGGCCGATCCTGTCGTCGGCGTGCACGCCGCCGTGGCACTGCTGGCCGCATTGGAGCATCGGCGCCGCACCGGTGAGGGCCAGCTGGTCGAGATCGCCCAGATCGAGGTCGCCGCCTGCCTCACCGCGGAACCGGTGATCGGATACTCGATGAACGGTATCGTTGCGCCCCGCTCGGGCAACCGGGCCCGCGGGTATCTGCAGGGCGTCTACCCGACGAGCGAAGAGGACGTCTGGGTTGCGGTGTCCGTGCCCGACCAGGGCGCGCTCGACCCTGACATGTTCGACGAACTCGTCGCGGGCTGGACTCGCACCCAGAGCGCCGCAGCTACCGTCGAAAAGCTACGGGCGCAGGGTGTTCCGGCTGAACAGGTGGCCACCGGCGACGCCATGTACGAGTTCGCCCAACTCGGCGCGCGGCGATTCTACGAAGAGTTCACCCACCCGGTCACCGGTCCGCGACGGTATCCCGGCTGGCCGTTTCGCATCACCCCCGGGCCGGCGAGTCACCACCGCACCGGTGCGCCGACCCTGGGCCAGCACAACGACGAGATCCTGCGCGGCCTCGGTCTGTCCGACGACGAACTGGCCGTCCTGCGTGAGCAACGGGTGATCGGGGAGCGGGTGCTGCACGGCTGA
- a CDS encoding aldehyde dehydrogenase family protein translates to MAELPPTGLIDTYQLYIDGRWVEPEEGRYDDISPATEQVIATAPDASVGQVSDAVAAARRAFDDGPWAAMSAEQRGNCLGQLGDALAKYADDFFALAQVEWGCTANERMMQIDGAAFMSMHAAQLAKQLADQSVTGIGAGTTVLRHVPLGVVSVLTPWNFPHLLNVMKLNHALTAGNTVVLKPSPLTPLAGLALARIIDEHTDFPPGVINVVTPSGMEGAQLLTTDPRIDMVSFTGSTVVGRQVMSAAGDTMKRLLLELGGKSACIVLDDAEVTDDMLQQMLFDCCSMHSGQACVLQSRLLLPDSRYDDVVERLVTLARAVKVGDPTDLDVQMGPLISDAQRGRVEAHVAAALNEGARLATGGRRPAALNTGFYFEPTILTDVEPDSTIAQEEVFGPVLSVLRYRDDDDAVTIANNSRYGLSGSVWGGDVDRAVRVARRIRTGQVAINGCGAGAAPFGGFKLSGLGREGGGIGGVYQYMEQMAIGVPA, encoded by the coding sequence ATGGCCGAACTACCGCCCACCGGACTGATCGACACATACCAGCTCTACATCGACGGCCGTTGGGTGGAACCCGAAGAGGGTCGCTACGACGACATCTCGCCGGCCACCGAGCAGGTCATCGCCACCGCGCCGGACGCGAGCGTCGGGCAGGTCAGCGACGCGGTGGCCGCCGCCCGTCGGGCGTTCGACGACGGACCGTGGGCCGCGATGAGCGCGGAGCAGCGCGGGAACTGCCTGGGCCAGCTCGGCGACGCACTGGCCAAGTACGCCGATGACTTTTTCGCGCTGGCCCAGGTGGAGTGGGGCTGCACCGCGAACGAGCGCATGATGCAGATCGACGGTGCCGCGTTCATGTCCATGCATGCCGCGCAGCTCGCCAAGCAACTGGCCGATCAGTCCGTCACCGGGATCGGCGCCGGCACCACGGTGCTGCGGCACGTGCCTCTCGGCGTGGTCTCCGTCCTGACGCCGTGGAATTTTCCCCACCTGCTCAACGTGATGAAGCTGAACCACGCGCTGACCGCGGGCAACACCGTGGTCCTCAAGCCATCGCCGCTGACACCGCTGGCCGGGCTCGCCCTCGCGCGAATCATCGACGAGCACACCGATTTCCCGCCCGGGGTCATCAATGTCGTCACGCCGTCGGGCATGGAGGGGGCCCAGCTGCTCACCACCGATCCGCGGATCGACATGGTTAGCTTCACCGGCAGCACCGTCGTCGGCCGCCAGGTGATGTCCGCCGCGGGGGACACGATGAAACGGCTCCTGCTGGAGCTCGGCGGAAAATCGGCGTGCATTGTTCTCGATGACGCCGAAGTCACCGACGACATGCTGCAACAGATGCTCTTCGACTGTTGCTCAATGCATTCCGGGCAGGCCTGCGTTCTGCAGAGCCGCCTGTTGCTGCCCGATAGCCGGTACGACGACGTGGTCGAGCGGCTGGTCACGCTGGCGCGGGCCGTGAAGGTCGGCGATCCCACCGATCTCGATGTGCAGATGGGACCGCTGATCAGCGATGCGCAACGCGGCCGGGTGGAGGCGCACGTCGCGGCGGCGCTGAACGAGGGCGCCAGGCTGGCCACCGGCGGCCGTCGGCCTGCCGCATTGAACACCGGCTTCTACTTCGAGCCGACCATTCTCACTGACGTGGAACCGGACTCCACGATCGCCCAAGAGGAAGTGTTCGGACCCGTCCTGAGCGTGCTGCGCTATCGCGACGACGACGATGCGGTCACCATTGCCAACAACTCCCGCTACGGCCTGTCCGGGTCGGTGTGGGGCGGTGACGTGGATCGCGCGGTGCGCGTAGCCCGCCGTATCCGGACCGGTCAGGTCGCAATCAACGGGTGCGGGGCCGGCGCCGCCCCCTTCGGAGGCTTCAAACTCAGCGGTCTGGGCCGGGAGGGCGGCGGGATCGGCGGGGTCTATCAGTACATGGAGCAGATGGCGATCGGGGTTCCCGCGTGA
- a CDS encoding cytochrome P450, which yields MCRIAGRRAVLTDAPLHSPDFYAGDPYPTYRELRATSPVHWNDVTGFWALLKYEDIRYVSSTPALFTSTKGISIPDPQVPNPVQAGNLIFTDPPRHRQMRKLINAGFTRRRVAVLEPKIREIVRGILDQVEPGSVHDFAEELAAPLPTRMIAELIGAPAEDWEQFRAWSDAATGTADPEIELDAFVAIGQLFEYFQKLIAVRRVEPRDDLLSVLCAAEIDEHRLTDEDLLNFSFLLLVAGNETTRNLIALGTLALIDHPDQCQSLMQNPTSIPGAVEEMLRWTSPVVSMSRVATADTEIRGQLIREGEVVTMLYGSANRDEDVFGADSEEFRVTRHPNPHIAFGCGEHSCIGAQLARLEATVFFEELLRRFPRLELVGQVDRMKATMVPGVKRMPVRLGA from the coding sequence ATGTGTCGGATCGCAGGGAGGCGTGCCGTGCTCACCGATGCTCCGCTACACTCCCCCGACTTCTATGCAGGCGACCCCTATCCGACCTATCGGGAGCTGCGCGCGACGTCTCCGGTGCACTGGAACGACGTCACCGGATTCTGGGCCCTGCTGAAATACGAAGACATCCGCTACGTCTCGAGCACCCCGGCGCTGTTCACCTCCACCAAAGGCATCTCGATACCGGATCCCCAGGTGCCTAATCCAGTGCAGGCGGGCAACCTCATCTTCACCGATCCGCCGCGGCACCGGCAGATGCGCAAGCTGATCAACGCGGGTTTCACCCGGCGTCGCGTCGCCGTGCTCGAGCCGAAGATCCGCGAGATCGTGCGCGGGATCCTCGACCAGGTGGAGCCCGGCTCGGTGCACGACTTCGCCGAGGAGCTCGCCGCCCCCTTGCCCACCCGGATGATTGCCGAACTGATCGGCGCCCCGGCGGAGGACTGGGAGCAATTCCGCGCCTGGTCGGACGCCGCCACCGGCACTGCCGATCCCGAGATCGAGCTCGACGCATTCGTAGCCATCGGACAGCTGTTCGAGTACTTCCAGAAGCTGATCGCCGTCCGGCGCGTCGAACCGCGCGACGACCTGCTCTCGGTGCTGTGCGCGGCGGAGATCGACGAGCACCGGCTGACCGACGAGGATCTGCTCAACTTCTCCTTCCTGCTGCTGGTCGCGGGAAACGAGACCACCCGCAACCTGATCGCGCTGGGCACCCTGGCCCTGATCGACCACCCCGATCAGTGCCAGTCACTGATGCAGAACCCGACCTCGATCCCGGGTGCCGTCGAGGAGATGCTGCGCTGGACCAGCCCGGTGGTCAGCATGTCGCGCGTGGCGACGGCCGATACCGAGATCCGCGGCCAACTGATCCGCGAGGGTGAGGTGGTCACCATGTTGTACGGCTCGGCCAACCGGGACGAGGACGTCTTCGGCGCTGATTCCGAGGAATTCCGCGTTACCCGACACCCCAATCCGCACATCGCGTTCGGGTGTGGCGAACATTCCTGCATCGGAGCGCAATTGGCGCGGTTGGAAGCGACGGTGTTCTTCGAGGAGTTGTTGCGCCGCTTTCCCCGGCTCGAACTCGTCGGACAGGTCGACCGGATGAAAGCCACCATGGTGCCCGGGGTGAAGCGGATGCCCGTGCGGCTTGGAGCCTGA
- a CDS encoding acyl-CoA dehydrogenase family protein → MHLEYSPEQERLRAEMRATLERVMTPERTAAIGDNIEGGPAVRDTVRALAQAGLLGVGWPEEYGGRGFSAIEQFIFSEEARRVGAPIPLVTLNTVGPTLMQQGTEEQQQRFLPAILDGSVEFAIGYSEPGAGSDLASIRTTAVRDGDEYVINGQKMFTSGAAYADYIWLAVRTDPDAKKHKGISILIVPTSSPGFSWQTLHTMPGISTFYTFYDNVRVPVSALVGEENRGWQLITTQLNFERAALGNLGALEPLFDKTLQWATTTELDGGRVIDQPWVQLALARVEAQVAAYKLVNLRVNAAMSKGILDMGEASAAKVFGTELTQQVARQLLEVLDGNGIRRGAQAPLRGALETAYRHAVINTFGGGANEIQRDIIAMAGLGMPRAPRDLRATEKSGGGSA, encoded by the coding sequence GTGCACCTCGAATACAGCCCCGAACAGGAACGGCTGCGCGCCGAGATGCGCGCGACGCTGGAGCGGGTCATGACGCCCGAGCGCACGGCGGCGATCGGCGACAACATCGAGGGTGGTCCCGCGGTGCGGGACACCGTGCGCGCGCTGGCGCAGGCCGGCCTGCTCGGCGTCGGATGGCCCGAAGAATATGGCGGGCGGGGCTTTTCGGCGATCGAGCAGTTCATCTTCTCCGAGGAGGCCCGCCGGGTCGGCGCGCCGATCCCGTTGGTGACACTGAATACGGTGGGCCCGACGCTGATGCAGCAAGGTACCGAGGAGCAGCAGCAACGGTTCCTGCCGGCCATCCTGGACGGCAGCGTCGAATTCGCCATCGGCTATTCCGAACCTGGGGCGGGCAGCGATCTGGCGTCGATACGCACCACCGCGGTCCGCGACGGGGACGAGTACGTCATCAACGGCCAGAAGATGTTCACCAGCGGCGCAGCCTATGCCGACTACATCTGGCTGGCGGTCCGCACCGACCCGGATGCCAAGAAGCACAAAGGCATTTCGATCCTGATCGTGCCTACCTCGTCGCCCGGCTTCTCCTGGCAAACCCTGCACACCATGCCCGGCATATCCACCTTCTACACGTTCTACGACAACGTCCGGGTGCCGGTGAGCGCGCTGGTGGGCGAAGAGAACCGGGGCTGGCAGCTGATCACCACCCAGCTGAACTTCGAACGTGCCGCGCTGGGCAACCTCGGCGCGCTCGAGCCGCTGTTCGATAAAACCCTGCAGTGGGCCACCACCACCGAACTCGATGGGGGCCGGGTCATCGACCAGCCCTGGGTGCAACTCGCGCTGGCCCGGGTCGAAGCCCAGGTCGCCGCCTACAAACTCGTCAATCTGCGGGTGAACGCCGCGATGTCCAAAGGCATCCTGGACATGGGCGAAGCGTCCGCGGCCAAGGTATTCGGCACCGAACTCACCCAGCAGGTGGCCCGGCAGCTACTGGAGGTGTTGGACGGCAACGGGATACGCCGCGGCGCCCAGGCGCCGCTGCGGGGTGCACTGGAAACGGCGTACCGGCACGCGGTCATCAACACCTTCGGTGGCGGCGCCAACGAGATTCAGCGTGACATCATCGCCATGGCCGGCCTGGGCATGCCACGGGCACCGCGTGATCTGCGAGCAACCGAGAAGTCAGGAGGAGGATCTGCGTGA
- a CDS encoding FAS1-like dehydratase domain-containing protein gives MTDAELLAKVRALVGQPTGGTGKPQLAPDPVNQPMIRHWAHALADFNPVYLDPEFAATTRFGGIVSPPVMLQTWIMPSPKLEGIGERGGAPVEIKSNPTAFLDEAGYTSTVATNSEFEIERYPRLGDVISSTAVYESVSDEKTTALGTGFFLTWLTTYTDQHGEVLGRQRFRVLRFRPAN, from the coding sequence GTGACAGATGCTGAGCTGCTAGCCAAGGTACGGGCCTTGGTAGGCCAGCCCACCGGCGGAACCGGGAAGCCCCAGCTGGCACCCGATCCGGTCAATCAGCCGATGATCCGGCACTGGGCGCACGCGCTCGCCGATTTCAACCCGGTGTACCTCGACCCCGAATTCGCGGCGACGACACGGTTCGGCGGCATCGTGTCGCCACCGGTGATGTTGCAGACCTGGATCATGCCATCCCCGAAACTCGAAGGAATCGGTGAGCGGGGTGGCGCCCCGGTCGAAATCAAATCCAACCCAACGGCATTCCTGGACGAGGCCGGCTACACCAGCACGGTGGCCACTAACTCCGAGTTCGAGATCGAACGCTATCCCCGGTTGGGCGACGTGATCAGTTCGACGGCGGTCTACGAGTCGGTCTCCGACGAGAAGACGACCGCTCTGGGCACCGGATTCTTCCTGACCTGGTTGACCACCTATACCGATCAACACGGTGAAGTGCTGGGCCGCCAGCGATTCCGCGTCCTGCGCTTCAGGCCGGCCAACTGA
- a CDS encoding Zn-ribbon domain-containing OB-fold protein, with the protein MATRLPPTISPDSEFFWNGLRENKLLIQRCGGCGELRHPPRPMCPHCRSLDWDTVESTGRGTVYSFVMPHEPRFPFFDYPYVVALVELEEGIRLVSNLTDIDPADVTVGMPVEVYFQSFNDDLVLHQFRPGS; encoded by the coding sequence ATGGCCACCCGGCTGCCGCCCACGATCAGCCCCGACAGCGAGTTCTTCTGGAACGGGTTGCGGGAGAACAAGTTGCTGATCCAGCGCTGCGGCGGCTGTGGTGAGCTGCGCCACCCGCCACGGCCGATGTGCCCGCACTGCCGCTCACTGGACTGGGACACGGTCGAGTCGACCGGTCGGGGCACGGTCTACAGCTTCGTGATGCCACACGAACCCCGGTTCCCGTTCTTCGACTACCCCTACGTCGTCGCACTGGTGGAACTCGAGGAAGGCATCCGGTTGGTCAGCAACCTGACCGACATCGACCCCGCCGATGTGACCGTCGGGATGCCCGTCGAGGTCTACTTCCAGAGCTTCAACGACGACCTGGTGCTGCATCAGTTCCGGCCGGGTAGCTGA
- a CDS encoding acyl-CoA dehydrogenase family protein yields MDFTFTDEQETIAKLARELFERRATPARLTELESAVRYDEALWTELAAVDLLGTALPESMGGNGGGFVELGVLLAEVGWAVAPVPAFATLVLGADPIARHGDPEQQQRYLPGVVSGERILTAGLAEPGRSDPRFPSTSARRDGRTWRLDGVKELVPAAQLADTVLIPATTDDGEVGLFLLAADARGVEVRPVPTTNREPHADVFIDGATVSDQERLDGDIESLHTRALVALCAIQLGVVDRALHIAAGYTSEREQFGRAIGSFQAVQQRMADAFIDVEAIRWTTWHAAWLLANGRPAERAARIAKFWACEAGARVAATAQQVHGGIGIDTTYPLHRYFLWAKHNELTLGPASQQLAQLGATYGARYSEGPA; encoded by the coding sequence ATGGACTTCACCTTCACCGACGAGCAGGAGACGATCGCCAAGCTCGCCCGCGAGCTGTTCGAGCGCCGCGCCACCCCGGCGCGACTCACCGAACTCGAATCCGCAGTCCGTTATGACGAGGCTCTGTGGACCGAGCTTGCCGCTGTCGACCTGCTCGGCACCGCACTGCCGGAATCGATGGGCGGTAACGGCGGCGGCTTCGTGGAGCTGGGCGTCTTGCTGGCCGAGGTGGGGTGGGCGGTGGCCCCGGTTCCGGCCTTCGCCACCTTGGTGCTCGGCGCAGATCCTATTGCCCGGCACGGTGATCCAGAACAACAGCAGCGCTACCTGCCCGGCGTCGTGTCCGGCGAGCGCATCCTCACCGCGGGGCTGGCCGAGCCGGGCCGCTCCGATCCCCGGTTTCCGAGCACGTCTGCCCGCCGCGACGGAAGGACCTGGCGCCTGGACGGTGTGAAGGAGCTCGTGCCGGCCGCGCAATTGGCCGACACCGTGCTGATTCCGGCTACGACGGACGACGGTGAGGTGGGGCTGTTCTTGCTGGCCGCCGATGCTCGCGGTGTCGAGGTGCGGCCCGTTCCGACCACCAACCGCGAACCGCACGCAGACGTATTCATCGACGGTGCAACGGTTTCCGATCAGGAACGGCTGGACGGTGACATCGAGTCGCTGCACACCCGCGCCCTGGTCGCGCTATGCGCCATTCAACTCGGCGTGGTCGACCGGGCCTTGCACATCGCGGCTGGCTATACCAGCGAGCGTGAACAGTTCGGCCGGGCGATCGGCAGCTTTCAGGCCGTGCAGCAGCGGATGGCCGACGCCTTCATCGACGTCGAAGCGATCCGGTGGACCACCTGGCATGCGGCCTGGCTGCTGGCCAACGGACGTCCGGCCGAGCGGGCAGCCCGCATCGCCAAATTCTGGGCCTGCGAAGCGGGGGCCCGCGTCGCCGCCACCGCCCAGCAGGTGCACGGCGGCATCGGGATCGACACGACTTATCCGCTGCACCGCTATTTTCTGTGGGCCAAGCACAACGAACTGACCCTGGGCCCGGCGTCTCAACAACTTGCCCAACTCGGCGCAACATATGGCGCGAGGTATTCGGAAGGACCCGCATGA
- a CDS encoding MaoC family dehydratase, whose product MTTTDSRTTTLRWQDISEGDEVTPLEIPITTTMIVAGAIASRDFMPVHHDRDYANKQGSPNLFMNILTSNGYCVRFLTDWAGPETMIKKLSIRLGVPCFPDDPLRFTGTVTGKTEGSSADLAGENFVEVTFRAANSLGDHVSGTAVLSLLDGAAR is encoded by the coding sequence ATGACCACCACCGACAGCCGCACCACCACCCTGAGATGGCAGGACATCTCCGAGGGCGACGAAGTCACCCCGCTCGAAATCCCGATCACCACAACGATGATCGTCGCCGGCGCGATCGCCTCGCGCGACTTCATGCCCGTGCACCACGACCGCGATTACGCCAACAAGCAGGGCTCGCCCAACCTGTTCATGAATATCCTGACCAGCAACGGCTACTGCGTGCGCTTCCTCACCGACTGGGCCGGGCCTGAGACGATGATCAAGAAACTGTCGATTCGCCTTGGTGTGCCGTGTTTTCCGGACGACCCGCTGCGCTTCACGGGCACGGTGACCGGCAAGACCGAAGGCAGCTCGGCCGATCTAGCAGGCGAGAACTTCGTCGAAGTGACGTTCCGGGCCGCCAACAGCCTCGGCGACCATGTCTCCGGCACCGCGGTGCTGAGCCTGCTGGACGGGGCCGCGCGATGA